Proteins found in one Halobaculum sp. MBLA0147 genomic segment:
- a CDS encoding HVO_2753 family zinc finger protein translates to MSDAEQAERAERRCVSCGINVAGLSAASFDCPECGTGIDRCATCRKQSKLYECPSCGFRGP, encoded by the coding sequence ATGAGCGACGCCGAACAAGCGGAGCGCGCCGAGCGCCGGTGCGTCTCCTGTGGCATCAACGTCGCCGGCCTCTCGGCCGCGTCGTTCGACTGCCCCGAGTGTGGAACCGGCATCGACCGGTGTGCGACCTGCCGGAAGCAGAGCAAGCTCTACGAGTGTCCCAGCTGTGGGTTCAGGGGGCCGTGA
- a CDS encoding elongation factor 1-beta has product MGKVAAQLKVMPESPEIDLDALQETLEEALPEGAEITGFDRDDVAFGLVALLPTVVVADDEGGTEAVEEAFAEVENVESVSVESVGRL; this is encoded by the coding sequence ATGGGGAAGGTCGCCGCCCAGCTGAAGGTCATGCCGGAGAGCCCGGAGATCGACCTGGACGCGCTCCAGGAGACCCTCGAAGAGGCCCTGCCGGAGGGTGCCGAGATCACCGGCTTCGACCGTGACGACGTCGCCTTCGGGCTCGTCGCACTGCTCCCGACCGTCGTCGTCGCCGACGACGAGGGCGGGACGGAGGCCGTCGAGGAGGCCTTCGCCGAGGTCGAGAACGTCGAGTCGGTGTCCGTCGAGAGCGTCGGCCGTCTCTGA
- the hisF gene encoding imidazole glycerol phosphate synthase subunit HisF gives MTLTKRIIPCIDVDLDDDGNAAVYTGVNFEDLQFTGDPVEMAKKYNAAGADEFVFLDITASAEGRATMLDTVERVADEVFIPLTVGGGIRTREDVKETLRAGADKVSINSGAIARPELIDEGAAAFGSQCIVISVDARRRFDEQGEHYVEVGGESCWFECTVKGGREGTDLDVVEWASEAESRGAGELFVNSIDADGTKEGYDVPLTSAVCDTVSTPVIASSGCGGPEDMYEVFTEAGADAGLAASIFHFDEFGIGEVKRYLDERGVSVRL, from the coding sequence GTGACACTCACGAAGCGTATCATCCCGTGTATCGACGTGGACTTGGACGACGACGGGAACGCCGCCGTCTACACCGGGGTGAACTTCGAGGACCTCCAGTTCACCGGGGACCCGGTGGAGATGGCCAAGAAGTACAACGCGGCCGGCGCAGACGAGTTCGTCTTCCTCGACATCACCGCCAGCGCGGAGGGCCGGGCGACGATGCTCGACACGGTCGAACGGGTCGCCGACGAGGTGTTCATTCCGTTGACGGTCGGCGGCGGCATCCGGACGCGCGAGGACGTGAAGGAGACGCTCCGTGCGGGCGCGGACAAGGTGTCGATCAACTCCGGCGCCATCGCTCGTCCCGAACTGATCGACGAGGGGGCGGCGGCGTTCGGGAGTCAGTGTATCGTCATCAGCGTCGACGCGCGGCGACGGTTCGACGAGCAGGGGGAACACTACGTCGAGGTCGGCGGGGAGTCCTGTTGGTTCGAGTGTACGGTGAAGGGTGGCCGCGAGGGGACGGACCTGGACGTGGTCGAGTGGGCGAGCGAGGCGGAGTCGCGCGGTGCCGGCGAACTGTTCGTCAACTCCATCGACGCCGACGGGACGAAGGAGGGGTACGACGTCCCACTGACGAGCGCCGTCTGTGACACCGTCTCGACGCCGGTGATCGCCTCCTCGGGGTGTGGTGGTCCGGAGGACATGTACGAGGTGTTCACCGAGGCCGGCGCGGACGCCGGCCTCGCGGCCTCCATCTTCCACTTCGACGAGTTCGGGATCGGCGAGGTGAAGCGGTACCTCGACGAGCGTGGCGTGTCGGTTCGGCTGTAG